One genomic window of Helicobacter kayseriensis includes the following:
- the tupA gene encoding tungstate ABC transporter substrate-binding protein TupA, whose product MLKKVLFALGICSTLIWAQTLKMATTTSTDNTGLLDVLAPQFQNDTGIKLEWVSVGTGNALKLGENCDVSVLLVHSPKVEEEYVKKGFGVDREPVMYNDFVIIGDPFYLETLKGKTLKEVFEFIRANKIPFISRGDKSGTHNKEVAIWKSIGSGVPSKQDQWYKESGQGMLATIQIASENKALTLTDRGTFIKYIANLKGKKGLVIVSEGDDALKNFYSVMAVNPQRCKNTDYQGAMQFIRWITGEKGQSAIKNFKLNGQELFTPNAQNSSHAQ is encoded by the coding sequence ATGCTAAAAAAGGTTTTATTTGCCCTTGGAATCTGTTCCACTCTGATCTGGGCTCAAACACTTAAAATGGCAACTACCACAAGCACAGATAATACAGGACTTCTTGATGTGCTTGCTCCACAATTCCAAAACGATACAGGAATCAAACTTGAATGGGTAAGTGTGGGGACAGGAAATGCCCTCAAACTTGGAGAAAATTGCGATGTGAGCGTTTTGCTTGTGCATTCTCCCAAGGTAGAAGAAGAATATGTCAAAAAAGGCTTTGGTGTGGATCGAGAGCCTGTGATGTATAACGACTTTGTGATCATTGGGGATCCCTTTTATCTTGAGACACTCAAAGGCAAGACACTCAAAGAGGTGTTTGAATTTATCCGTGCCAATAAGATTCCCTTCATTTCTAGAGGAGACAAAAGCGGAACGCACAACAAAGAAGTGGCTATTTGGAAGTCCATAGGCTCAGGCGTGCCAAGCAAGCAAGATCAATGGTACAAAGAAAGCGGTCAAGGAATGCTTGCAACAATCCAAATCGCAAGCGAAAACAAAGCTCTCACTTTGACAGATCGCGGGACTTTTATCAAATATATAGCTAATCTCAAAGGTAAAAAAGGGCTTGTGATCGTCTCTGAGGGAGATGATGCACTGAAAAACTTCTACTCTGTGATGGCAGTCAATCCACAACGATGCAAAAACACAGACTACCAAGGAGCAATGCAGTTTATCCGATGGATCACAGGAGAAAAAGGACAAAGTGCCATTAAAAACTTCAAGCTTAATGGACAAGAACTTTTCACGCCCAATGCCCAAAACTCCTCTCATGCCCAATAA
- the purC gene encoding phosphoribosylaminoimidazolesuccinocarboxamide synthase, with protein sequence MTPTKQAPLYEGKAKKVYATKDSQSYIVSYKDDATAFNGLKKDTIKKKGELNNRITNLLMQMLHKHAIPTHFIQELSPTDSLVKKLTMFPLEVIVRNFAAGSITKRLGIKEGEKFERPILEFCYKNDALGDPMINTDHILALKLAQAEEIDAISSYALQINTLLSDYFASMGILLVDFKLEFGKDEEGKIILGDEISPDTCRFWDAQTKQKLDKDRFREDLGDVSEAYEIVLQKILAKESK encoded by the coding sequence ATGACACCAACCAAACAAGCCCCTCTTTATGAAGGCAAAGCAAAAAAAGTTTATGCCACTAAAGATTCTCAATCTTATATCGTCTCTTACAAAGATGACGCCACAGCATTTAATGGACTCAAAAAAGACACAATCAAGAAAAAAGGTGAGCTCAACAATCGCATCACAAATCTTTTGATGCAAATGCTTCACAAACACGCCATTCCCACACATTTTATCCAAGAGCTTAGTCCCACAGATTCGCTTGTCAAAAAGCTCACGATGTTCCCTCTTGAAGTGATTGTGCGCAATTTTGCTGCAGGCTCAATCACTAAACGCCTAGGAATCAAGGAGGGTGAAAAATTTGAAAGACCTATTTTAGAGTTTTGCTACAAAAATGATGCATTGGGCGATCCAATGATCAACACAGACCATATCTTGGCATTGAAATTAGCTCAAGCAGAAGAAATCGATGCGATTTCTTCATATGCATTGCAAATCAATACGCTTTTATCTGATTACTTTGCCTCAATGGGGATCTTGCTTGTAGATTTCAAACTTGAATTTGGAAAAGATGAAGAAGGGAAAATCATCCTAGGCGATGAAATCTCGCCTGATACTTGCCGTTTCTGGGACGCACAAACAAAACAAAAGCTAGATAAAGATCGCTTTAGAGAGGATTTGGGCGATGTGTCTGAAGCCTATGAAATCGTGCTACAAAAAATCCTTGCCAAAGAATCAAAATAA
- a CDS encoding ATP-binding cassette domain-containing protein: protein MKLYDLKHLSHFYQSKMILNIPSLQIYAKELIGIGGKNGSGKSTLLRLLAFLESPSKGEVLYCGGEIGSIAILLPEVCLLSRSVRANLEYMFQIRQRKISLQKIQEILDLVGLEPKKFLERSYLELSSGEKQRVGLAQRLLLEPKVLLLDEPTNSLDLRGLEAFSRAIKWANAELESTVITISHDKKWLDANATRRFKLHFGSLILQNQANLLSHNWSKTANGEKYYEFGGGQVLHLSGTQTLDMREGIFIAQEHIQIHPSLEQAQKCFAHTCILQGRIERMGIHPQDKDQIIIECRIGDEILRKVLCSSQDFALSQEVYISFDLQAILSANML, encoded by the coding sequence ATGAAGCTCTATGACCTCAAGCACCTCTCCCATTTCTATCAATCCAAAATGATTCTAAACATCCCCTCTCTCCAAATCTATGCCAAAGAATTGATTGGAATCGGCGGGAAAAATGGAAGTGGCAAAAGCACACTTTTGCGCCTTTTGGCTTTTTTGGAATCCCCAAGTAAGGGGGAAGTGCTCTATTGTGGAGGAGAGATAGGGAGTATTGCTATTTTACTCCCAGAGGTATGTTTGCTCTCAAGGAGTGTGCGCGCAAATTTAGAATATATGTTCCAAATCCGCCAAAGAAAAATCTCTCTCCAAAAGATTCAAGAGATTCTTGATTTGGTCGGCTTGGAGCCTAAGAAGTTTCTTGAGCGATCTTATTTGGAGCTCAGCAGTGGAGAGAAGCAAAGAGTAGGGCTTGCTCAAAGGCTGTTGCTAGAGCCCAAGGTCTTGCTTTTGGATGAGCCGACAAACAGCCTAGATCTTAGAGGATTGGAGGCTTTTTCTAGAGCGATCAAGTGGGCCAATGCAGAGCTAGAATCGACAGTAATTACAATTAGCCATGATAAAAAATGGCTTGATGCCAATGCGACAAGACGCTTTAAGCTCCACTTTGGATCTTTGATTTTGCAAAATCAAGCCAATCTTCTCTCACACAATTGGAGTAAAACAGCCAATGGAGAAAAATACTATGAGTTTGGAGGGGGACAGGTCTTGCATCTCTCAGGGACACAAACGCTAGATATGCGTGAGGGGATCTTCATCGCCCAAGAGCATATCCAGATCCATCCCTCCTTAGAGCAAGCTCAAAAATGCTTTGCACATACTTGCATCTTGCAAGGCAGGATTGAAAGGATGGGGATACATCCTCAAGACAAAGATCAAATCATCATTGAGTGCAGGATCGGAGATGAAATCCTTCGCAAGGTTCTTTGCTCCTCGCAAGATTTTGCTCTATCTCAAGAGGTGTATATCAGCTTTGATCTCCAAGCCATCCTTTCAGCCAATATGCTCTAA
- a CDS encoding TonB-dependent receptor, with amino-acid sequence MKKYSIVALLSVFSFGVEQKELEKIQITSTKYRLDELNRNIYSVDSQMIEEKGYSSTEQVLGSLPFITFSNFGLGQNVDLRGQGTSSNVNTQILLNGVGLNMLDSSHGVTPLNSVGVSEIESIEILPGGGAVMYGNGTRGGVVNIITKKRYDKLTINAGAGYSYSNGSGAKADAKIGGKIGEGLYLSIGGNYLYSQGYRDGDIAHLGGVNGNVTWDINSNHSLSLDLGYFRGENTTSPMIRFSEVETPSISDRTKAGNGKIISLQDRINTALQYDYKINDSHKLMFKTFFHNYDLKYKENLQVMDYTYGGWFLKNTKIRQDGSQFIDRKIGFQTRYDWNHQNGLLIVGFDSIYNQGERNLDLGLSWAGKIPAFLFTIQLDYKHLMNAYVNAKKWTNSVYVLEKYDFTPSFSLTGGARYEFAWYGGYRTFKNDMNIDMYWGPVKKKYSLYKDISEMTHNYALELTPRYTFDIGDVYAKYERGFRSPNPDNLTYRNGSGSKNNYVDTNVKSEIYDTFELGSKLFAGEYAMFLLTGFYTLTHDEIYTLGTAHTPGGFKVGNYKLTQRAGVELASEQSFLEGMIGLSQSFSYVDARVLESGVAGIENGSLIPYVSNYKATLGANYRFYKGWNLWITSSFMGSQRDTAQNYIPAYNLTDIGMDFTYKGFSLTFGVRNVADTFYYSFYNKDKSDEMTGYAFLVGEGRSYFIEARYKF; translated from the coding sequence ATGAAAAAATACTCAATTGTTGCTCTTTTGAGCGTGTTTTCTTTTGGTGTTGAGCAAAAAGAACTTGAAAAGATTCAGATCACTTCGACGAAATATCGACTTGATGAGCTCAATCGCAATATTTATTCAGTTGATTCTCAAATGATTGAGGAGAAGGGTTATAGCTCTACAGAGCAAGTGTTGGGCTCTCTTCCTTTTATAACCTTTAGTAATTTTGGTCTGGGACAAAATGTAGATTTGCGAGGACAAGGAACTTCGAGTAATGTCAATACGCAAATTCTTTTAAATGGTGTGGGACTAAATATGCTTGACTCCTCTCATGGAGTGACACCACTCAATAGTGTGGGGGTGAGCGAGATTGAAAGCATTGAGATTTTGCCTGGGGGAGGGGCTGTGATGTATGGGAATGGAACGCGTGGAGGGGTTGTTAATATTATCACCAAAAAGCGATATGACAAACTTACAATCAATGCAGGAGCAGGATATAGCTACTCAAATGGTTCTGGAGCAAAAGCAGATGCCAAAATCGGAGGGAAGATCGGAGAGGGTCTTTATTTGAGTATCGGAGGGAATTATCTTTACTCCCAAGGATATCGTGATGGAGATATCGCACATTTGGGTGGGGTGAATGGGAATGTGACTTGGGATATCAACTCTAATCATTCTTTGAGCCTAGATTTGGGATATTTTCGAGGGGAGAATACAACTTCTCCCATGATTCGATTTAGCGAAGTAGAGACTCCAAGTATCAGTGATCGCACTAAGGCGGGCAATGGCAAGATTATCTCCTTACAAGATCGAATCAATACAGCCCTTCAATATGATTACAAAATCAATGATTCGCACAAATTGATGTTTAAGACTTTTTTTCACAACTATGATTTGAAATACAAAGAAAATCTTCAAGTGATGGACTATACCTACGGCGGATGGTTTTTGAAAAATACAAAAATTCGTCAAGATGGAAGCCAATTTATCGATCGCAAAATAGGATTTCAAACACGATATGACTGGAATCATCAAAATGGATTATTAATCGTAGGCTTTGACAGTATTTATAATCAAGGGGAGAGAAATCTTGATCTTGGGTTATCTTGGGCAGGGAAGATTCCTGCTTTTCTTTTCACGATTCAATTAGACTATAAACATTTAATGAATGCTTATGTTAATGCAAAAAAATGGACAAACTCAGTTTATGTGCTTGAAAAGTATGATTTTACTCCCTCTTTTTCTTTGACAGGTGGGGCAAGATATGAGTTTGCATGGTATGGGGGCTATCGCACATTCAAAAATGACATGAATATTGATATGTATTGGGGACCAGTCAAAAAGAAATATTCCCTTTATAAAGATATTTCAGAGATGACACATAATTATGCTCTTGAGCTTACACCGCGCTACACCTTTGATATTGGCGATGTTTATGCCAAATATGAAAGAGGTTTTCGCTCTCCCAATCCCGATAATCTGACTTATCGCAATGGTTCTGGAAGCAAAAACAATTATGTTGATACCAATGTCAAATCAGAGATCTATGATACTTTTGAGTTAGGAAGCAAGCTGTTTGCTGGAGAGTATGCGATGTTTTTACTCACTGGATTTTACACGCTTACACACGATGAGATCTATACTCTTGGCACTGCTCATACTCCAGGAGGATTTAAGGTTGGAAACTATAAACTGACACAAAGAGCGGGAGTTGAGCTAGCAAGTGAGCAAAGTTTCTTAGAGGGGATGATCGGACTTAGCCAAAGTTTTTCTTATGTGGATGCAAGGGTGCTAGAAAGTGGGGTTGCAGGGATTGAGAATGGATCCTTGATCCCTTATGTAAGCAATTATAAGGCAACTCTAGGGGCTAATTATCGATTCTATAAAGGATGGAACCTTTGGATTACAAGCTCATTTATGGGGAGCCAAAGAGATACAGCTCAAAACTATATCCCTGCTTATAATCTCACTGATATCGGAATGGATTTCACATACAAGGGGTTTTCGCTCACCTTTGGTGTGAGAAATGTCGCTGATACTTTTTACTATAGCTTCTACAACAAAGACAAAAGCGATGAAATGACAGGGTATGCCTTCTTGGTCGGAGAAGGAAGAAGCTACTTTATCGAAGCAAGATATAAGTTCTAA
- the purE gene encoding 5-(carboxyamino)imidazole ribonucleotide mutase: MKKVAVVMGSKSDLEVVEKCIHILKEFQIDFEIHILSAHRTPEEVKTLATHAIENNFGVIIAAAGKSAHLAGVIASLTTLPVIAIPIKTSDLGGMDSLLSSVQMPSGIPVACVAINGAENAGLLAIEMLAIHNEVLSEKLKQKRKDNAQKILNDNKEINLKYKEQ; the protein is encoded by the coding sequence ATGAAAAAAGTTGCTGTGGTTATGGGAAGCAAAAGCGATCTTGAAGTTGTCGAAAAATGCATCCATATCCTCAAAGAATTTCAAATTGATTTTGAAATACACATTCTCTCAGCTCACCGCACTCCAGAAGAAGTCAAAACCCTTGCAACTCACGCGATTGAAAACAATTTTGGTGTCATTATTGCTGCAGCAGGAAAATCTGCTCATTTAGCAGGCGTCATTGCTTCTCTTACAACTCTTCCAGTGATTGCAATCCCTATCAAAACAAGTGATCTTGGAGGGATGGATTCTTTGCTTTCTAGTGTGCAAATGCCTAGTGGAATCCCTGTGGCCTGTGTAGCGATCAATGGAGCAGAAAATGCCGGCTTGCTTGCAATTGAAATGCTTGCAATCCATAATGAAGTCCTTTCTGAAAAACTCAAGCAAAAACGCAAAGACAATGCCCAAAAGATCCTCAATGACAATAAGGAGATCAACCTCAAATATAAGGAGCAATAA
- a CDS encoding HugZ family heme oxygenase: MIQRIISHMNDHHKQDLLGLVKKFGNIQKCEEISLVGVDLKGLDISCDGKIIRVEFPKEVSESELKNAIIDLCTSVPKTMQYEEIKQEMLEFRDGFGSVVIASVDAQNHAIASYAPLLKFENRFFIYISEVAEHYASIKANPESIEVLFLEDEKEAKSVILRKRLRYKAKAVFREKDALFDQIFDHFEANNASAGGLKTIRKMGDFHLVELLFQEGRFVKGFGAAYDIDAHGEIKFAAEGSGNPHQLPHK, from the coding sequence ATGATTCAAAGAATTATTTCTCATATGAACGACCATCACAAGCAAGATCTACTTGGGTTGGTAAAAAAATTTGGAAATATCCAAAAATGCGAGGAAATCTCTCTAGTAGGAGTTGATCTTAAAGGTCTTGATATCTCTTGTGATGGGAAAATCATCAGAGTTGAATTTCCAAAGGAAGTCAGCGAATCTGAGCTGAAAAATGCCATTATTGATCTTTGCACTTCTGTGCCAAAAACAATGCAATATGAAGAAATCAAACAAGAAATGCTAGAGTTTAGAGATGGTTTTGGCTCTGTTGTGATTGCAAGCGTTGATGCACAAAATCACGCCATCGCCTCTTATGCTCCTCTTCTTAAGTTCGAAAATCGCTTTTTTATCTATATCAGTGAAGTTGCAGAGCATTATGCTTCCATCAAAGCCAATCCAGAATCAATTGAGGTTTTGTTCTTAGAAGATGAAAAAGAGGCTAAATCTGTGATCTTGCGCAAAAGATTGCGCTACAAAGCTAAGGCTGTTTTTAGAGAAAAAGATGCCCTTTTTGATCAAATTTTTGATCATTTTGAAGCCAACAATGCAAGTGCGGGTGGCTTAAAAACAATTAGAAAAATGGGAGATTTCCACCTCGTAGAGCTTCTCTTCCAAGAGGGAAGATTTGTCAAGGGATTTGGTGCAGCTTATGATATTGATGCTCACGGAGAAATCAAGTTTGCCGCAGAAGGAAGTGGAAACCCTCATCAACTCCCTCACAAATAA
- a CDS encoding asparaginase, with protein MDKNFSRPMPKTPLMPNKKILILTTGGTIAGSGDDHLKGSSYQAGALNGETLLSLLPSIQETLEVQEIAQIDSVEITPHIWKMLLESLHSKALEYDGFVITHGTDTMEESAFALDLLYKKDKPVVLVGAMRPSNALGSDGMKNLCNGIALASQSPYRGVMVLMNDKIYNPHTLYKAHTYNLDAFASRNGGEIGYVLDGCVKFFYHPLPSIPLPFEPQDLESLPKVEIVYLYAGIEELPQFSHKVDGLVIAGCGAGNIPSKIKSSLLQLQDDGIKILACTRGSQGFVTQSDFIPAYGLSVPKARILLALCLKHSFTQEAIQEIFSHF; from the coding sequence ATGGACAAGAACTTTTCACGCCCAATGCCCAAAACTCCTCTCATGCCCAATAAAAAGATTCTGATCCTCACAACAGGTGGCACAATCGCTGGGAGTGGGGATGATCACCTCAAGGGATCAAGCTATCAGGCAGGAGCACTCAATGGAGAGACTTTGCTCTCTCTTCTTCCCTCTATACAAGAGACTTTGGAAGTCCAAGAAATTGCTCAAATAGATAGCGTTGAGATCACACCACACATTTGGAAAATGCTCCTTGAGAGTCTCCATAGCAAAGCCTTAGAATATGATGGCTTTGTCATTACTCACGGAACAGACACGATGGAAGAAAGTGCTTTTGCGCTTGATCTTCTTTATAAGAAAGATAAGCCTGTTGTGCTTGTAGGAGCTATGCGACCAAGCAATGCTCTTGGAAGCGATGGGATGAAAAACCTCTGCAATGGAATTGCCCTAGCATCACAATCCCCTTATCGCGGAGTGATGGTGCTTATGAATGACAAGATTTATAATCCCCATACTCTCTACAAAGCCCACACTTACAATCTTGATGCTTTTGCTTCACGCAATGGAGGAGAGATCGGATATGTTTTAGATGGATGCGTGAAGTTTTTTTATCATCCATTACCAAGCATTCCACTCCCTTTTGAACCTCAAGACCTAGAATCTCTGCCTAAAGTGGAGATTGTTTATCTTTATGCGGGGATAGAAGAGCTTCCTCAGTTTTCTCACAAAGTCGATGGCCTAGTTATCGCAGGGTGTGGAGCGGGGAATATACCCTCAAAGATTAAATCTTCTCTCCTCCAACTCCAAGATGATGGAATCAAAATCCTAGCCTGCACACGCGGATCACAAGGCTTTGTCACTCAAAGTGATTTTATCCCTGCATATGGCTTAAGTGTGCCAAAAGCTAGAATCCTCCTTGCTCTATGCCTTAAGCATTCTTTCACCCAAGAAGCGATCCAAGAGATTTTTTCTCATTTTTGA
- a CDS encoding ABC transporter permease, translating to MDFISSGFLEAFSLLSGGDAETYDAIYNTLLTSSLSILIATILGLPLGFGLGYFDFWGKRVLSLICNTLLAFPTVVVGLVVYALISSRGPLGGYGLLFSNAGVVIGQTLLALPIVIALSASVVENMDKRLSLTLKSFALTQTQMIQTTLWELRHALLSVVITAYARIVSEIGIAMMIGGNIKWHTRTITTAISLETNKGEFALAIALGIVLVGIALSINLVLFWLKEAQK from the coding sequence GTGGATTTTATTTCAAGTGGGTTTTTAGAGGCATTTTCTCTTCTTTCAGGGGGAGATGCAGAAACATATGATGCGATTTATAATACCCTTTTGACCTCATCGCTTTCTATTTTGATCGCGACGATCTTGGGGCTTCCCTTGGGGTTTGGGCTAGGATATTTTGACTTTTGGGGGAAAAGAGTGTTGAGCTTGATTTGCAATACCTTGCTTGCTTTCCCTACTGTTGTGGTGGGATTGGTGGTGTATGCCCTCATTAGCTCTAGAGGTCCATTGGGTGGATATGGATTGCTTTTTAGCAATGCAGGAGTGGTGATAGGACAAACCTTGCTTGCTCTGCCCATCGTGATCGCCCTTTCTGCCTCTGTGGTCGAAAATATGGACAAGCGTCTCTCTCTGACACTCAAATCTTTTGCCCTCACCCAAACGCAAATGATCCAAACCACTCTTTGGGAGTTGCGACATGCTCTTTTGAGTGTCGTGATCACAGCTTATGCGCGCATTGTGAGTGAGATTGGGATTGCGATGATGATTGGGGGGAATATCAAATGGCACACACGCACGATCACCACAGCCATCTCACTTGAGACCAATAAGGGAGAATTTGCCCTAGCGATTGCTTTGGGGATTGTGCTTGTAGGGATTGCTCTAAGTATCAATCTTGTGCTATTTTGGCTAAAAGAAGCGCAAAAATGA
- a CDS encoding DUF354 domain-containing protein, with protein MIWLDITDPKYVLFFRGLIPMLETLDLVLVTTRANQGYSECQRLLEMFGIKAYKIGGYGGGTKLGKYQARLQRENGFLNLFETLGAIPRLFISGASVEGMQCAFGLGIPIINFADTPIAGHTFSLDRITILSRLTLPLSSLVFYPFVVPKICYTSMGVDEKNCIPYHFIDVALWLKDLKPSQDFRAKYAMNLSLPTILFREEEYKAHYVKEKLPVIYESITLLSQNLDANLVIMPRYGSEELKEQFGTLQNVYILEDKLEPSEFYPYIDLLIGGGGTMNLESCYLGIPTISTRSLFLFHDIFLLENKLMDHAQSAQEVLELAKQKLRHFDPNQPRNLSFQSHLFEQEPAGFEKIYRTIEDFLSSR; from the coding sequence ATGATTTGGCTAGATATCACTGATCCAAAATATGTCCTCTTTTTTAGAGGCTTGATTCCCATGCTTGAGACACTTGATTTGGTGCTAGTTACCACAAGAGCAAATCAAGGCTATAGCGAGTGTCAAAGATTGCTTGAAATGTTTGGAATCAAGGCTTATAAAATTGGAGGCTATGGAGGGGGCACCAAGCTAGGAAAATATCAAGCAAGATTACAAAGAGAAAATGGGTTTTTAAACCTTTTTGAAACACTTGGAGCAATCCCTAGATTGTTTATTTCAGGAGCAAGCGTGGAGGGTATGCAATGTGCCTTTGGACTTGGAATCCCCATCATCAACTTTGCTGATACCCCTATTGCAGGACATACTTTCTCCCTTGATCGCATCACAATTCTCTCACGCCTCACGCTTCCTCTCTCAAGTCTTGTGTTTTATCCATTTGTCGTGCCAAAGATCTGCTATACCTCTATGGGAGTTGATGAAAAAAACTGCATCCCTTATCATTTCATCGATGTTGCCCTGTGGCTCAAAGACCTCAAGCCCTCCCAAGACTTTAGAGCAAAATATGCGATGAATCTCTCTCTTCCCACTATTTTATTTCGCGAAGAAGAGTATAAAGCCCACTATGTCAAAGAAAAGCTACCCGTGATTTATGAAAGCATCACTTTGCTCTCACAAAATCTTGATGCCAATCTTGTCATTATGCCCAGATACGGTAGCGAAGAACTCAAAGAGCAATTTGGAACTTTGCAAAATGTCTATATCCTTGAAGACAAATTAGAACCTAGTGAGTTCTATCCTTATATTGATCTACTCATTGGAGGGGGAGGGACGATGAATTTGGAGAGTTGCTATCTTGGAATCCCCACAATCTCCACAAGATCGCTTTTTTTGTTTCATGATATTTTTCTGCTTGAAAACAAACTCATGGATCATGCTCAAAGCGCTCAAGAAGTGCTTGAACTAGCAAAACAAAAACTACGCCATTTTGATCCAAATCAACCACGAAATCTCTCTTTCCAATCCCACCTCTTTGAACAAGAGCCGGCTGGATTTGAAAAGATTTATCGCACAATTGAGGACTTTTTGTCTTCCCGATAA
- a CDS encoding DedA family protein: protein MEEMIQNLEFYGYILLFFSSFGGSFLGIVAAGVLSSLGKFDLFLSIVLASCGNICGSMILVYLAKYQKKLFRNKKYLHKIAIVRVWLKKYGIALILVNKYIYGFKSIIPLVVGMSGYSVKKFMFWNSLSAFIWGSLMGLGGFFASNFAMRVFTELKQYPYVFPLLFVGVLVLLWFVMKKREVAPQAQ, encoded by the coding sequence ATGGAAGAAATGATTCAAAATCTAGAGTTTTATGGATACATCCTTTTGTTTTTCTCTTCATTTGGAGGATCGTTTTTGGGAATCGTTGCTGCAGGTGTTTTGTCTTCTTTGGGGAAATTTGATCTGTTTTTGAGCATTGTTTTGGCTTCTTGTGGAAATATCTGCGGGAGTATGATTTTGGTGTATCTTGCCAAATACCAAAAAAAGCTTTTTAGAAACAAAAAGTATCTGCACAAAATTGCTATTGTCAGAGTGTGGCTGAAAAAATACGGAATCGCATTGATCTTAGTGAATAAATACATTTATGGATTTAAAAGCATTATCCCTCTAGTTGTAGGAATGAGTGGCTATAGTGTGAAGAAATTTATGTTTTGGAATAGTCTTTCTGCTTTTATTTGGGGGAGTTTGATGGGCCTAGGAGGATTTTTTGCATCAAATTTTGCGATGCGTGTTTTCACAGAACTCAAACAGTATCCCTATGTTTTTCCCTTGTTATTTGTGGGCGTTTTGGTCTTGCTTTGGTTTGTGATGAAAAAAAGGGAGGTCGCTCCCCAAGCTCAATAA
- a CDS encoding capsular biosynthesis protein → MQNIGILCDSNPLTRPRPARLIQMLKDSYALFVFGVNCPVIEGVQSFPFPPLKSSKDRTPKEQEELESALKNKEFHSLIFTPNRLILQRQLLSTPNLNLLIIEDLVLLPIALSYKEKNPKVKIMIDLREFYPLEYENDPLWLETFGEFFGFLCQTYLHEVDLALTVSEGLKERYKQAYGLDCELFLSLPPYFHLTPSQNTRIELIYHGFISADRESENLLEIGASLAPHLHLNIIALSNHPAFFNTFKQKALSIPSISLLPPVKLEEIIPFTHTFDLGLLTLKPNGFNNTHALPNKFFEYIQARLGVISTPLPSIKPLIESHQLGMCSCDFETQSLIQILNSLDPSQVKRFKDNAHQASQVLNLSSNQAKILALISALIGE, encoded by the coding sequence ATGCAAAACATTGGCATACTTTGTGATAGCAATCCACTCACCCGTCCGCGTCCAGCACGCCTGATTCAGATGCTCAAAGATTCCTATGCTTTATTTGTCTTTGGGGTGAATTGTCCTGTGATTGAAGGCGTGCAGAGCTTCCCCTTCCCTCCGCTCAAAAGCTCCAAAGATCGCACCCCCAAAGAGCAAGAAGAGCTAGAATCTGCACTGAAAAACAAAGAATTTCACTCTCTCATTTTCACACCCAATCGCCTGATTTTGCAACGCCAACTACTCTCGACTCCAAACCTTAATCTTTTGATCATCGAAGATCTTGTGTTGCTCCCCATTGCACTTTCTTATAAAGAGAAAAATCCCAAAGTGAAAATTATGATTGATTTGCGAGAGTTCTATCCTCTTGAGTATGAAAATGATCCCTTATGGCTTGAGACCTTTGGGGAGTTTTTTGGCTTTTTGTGTCAGACTTATTTGCACGAGGTGGATTTGGCACTCACAGTGAGCGAAGGGCTCAAAGAGCGCTACAAACAAGCCTATGGGCTAGATTGTGAGCTTTTCCTTTCGCTCCCGCCATATTTTCATCTCACTCCCTCACAAAATACACGCATTGAATTAATCTATCATGGATTTATTAGCGCTGATAGAGAGAGTGAGAATCTTTTAGAAATCGGTGCTTCTCTTGCTCCACATCTTCATCTCAATATCATCGCCCTAAGCAATCACCCTGCTTTTTTTAATACCTTCAAACAAAAGGCTCTCTCTATCCCCTCCATTTCTTTACTTCCCCCTGTCAAGCTAGAAGAGATCATTCCCTTCACCCATACTTTTGATCTAGGACTTTTGACACTCAAACCCAATGGATTTAACAACACTCACGCTCTTCCCAATAAGTTTTTTGAATACATTCAAGCTCGTCTTGGTGTAATCTCTACACCCCTCCCTTCTATCAAGCCCTTGATCGAATCCCATCAACTTGGAATGTGCTCTTGTGATTTTGAAACCCAAAGCCTAATCCAAATCCTCAACTCTTTAGATCCAAGTCAAGTTAAGCGTTTCAAGGACAATGCTCACCAAGCCAGCCAAGTCCTCAATCTCTCAAGCAATCAAGCTAAAATTCTTGCTCTTATTTCTGCACTCATAGGAGAATAA